The stretch of DNA ttatgcacgtatttctatgcttttatcgtggttttatgctacgaaatgccccgaatatgctactttgggttattttgtcttatttgcaggaatgaacccgaaaggagtgaaaacaagcctaaaacatgtccctacgcatgcatttaggagatgagttgagtcggagcttgggaagtactattttgagatgcgcattggagtaaggaagttaggcgagccaagagagtgcttcaatttgctagttcctgcttgtaagagccatatctcgagttctacaacagatattcaggtgattccagttggagatgaaagtttgtccttttagctttccaatgccaccggaatcaccctgtttgaccaagtaacgaagaaatggcagccgtttgaagttcagtgcgcgaagcaggaattacgcgctgagaggtgctcgatcgagaactatttctgtttgatcgagagcccatttgctcgatcgagagacacttcttctcgatcgagtggttctaggatgaataagtattcgatcgactaattttcctttcgatcgaccagttccttttatgcttttgctcgatcgagtgatttagttactcgatcgagtggatattgttgacgggctgggctttttaggtttaattccgtcattaggtttagctaatcctattttcttataaatagggagtcagtaTGTTTTTATAAACTCTCTCAGACACTCTACACTCTAATCCTTTTTTTCTTTCCCTTGCTACGTTACTTTACACTGTCACTTTGCTCttaatttccggatcatttatttacagtaatttctctcccttcttctctttaattatttaatgtttattatttgttctttctttatttattgttttcccttaattatgcatagctaattccccttagtatgttaggattagggaagccgtggtagcatgctttaattgtattaaatagattagccctgcgataagaattgtattaggcaatttaactgttatccggtcgaatgaatgcatgcaggagacccataaatttagttaaccccgacctggatcgaaagattggaagggaaggcttgcttagttacaatagagtattgcagtgagggcgaaagttaagctgtttacgctctagggcggtttaaggaccgaaaggtgacgaccatagctcttcttatcaatagtctaatcgccttagtattctcgataatataagatctgatagctgccacggtggaccgactcctagcatacttcctttctcttattgttaatttctctcatctttttccctcgctttagtctttagtttagtcaacacaaccaattcaacccccaaattgtgacatttagacagataaatagacaagtagatagtacaccgcctccctgtggagatcgaccctacttaccgctgacttttgttagttgtacttaggtattttatttttggtacctgacgacggtatcagtaGGAACCACCTTAGAACCCAGAGAACTCAAAATAGGTACCACTGTAGATCCTACAGAAAAACAAGGGTTCATAGATTTGCTGAATGAGTTCAAAGATGTATTTGcatggtcttacagagacatgcgaGGAATCGATACggatattgcagaacacaaaATCCCAATCAAGCCAGGGTTCAAACCAATCAAACAAAAATTACGTAGAATGCGTACTgagtggtctttgaaagtcaaagaagaaattaataaacaactcAAGGCCGGGTTTATTAAAGTATCCGAGTAATCAGATTGGGTAGCCAATGTAGTACCAGTACCTAAGAAGGATGGGAAAGTCCGTGTGTGTGTGGACTTCCGGGATTTGAACAAAGCCAGTCCGAAAGATGACattccattacctcacatcgatatcttggttgacaataccgcAAATCATGCCCTACTatctttcatggatgggtatgacGGATACCACCAGATAAagatggccgaggaagatatggACAAAACCGCGTTTAtcacgcaatggggaacctattgttacacggtaatgccgtttgggttgataAATGCCAGGGCAACGTACCAAAGAACCgcgataacgttattgcacgatATGATACATAAGGAAGtcgaggtgtatgtcgatgacatgattgtgaaATCAAAGGAACGTGACGGTCATCCAAAGTCCTTACGAAAATTCCTTGAAAGATTAACGAAATATAACGTGAAGTTGAACCCTCAAAAATGCGCCTTCGGGGTTACTTCCGGGAAGCTTCTGGGTCACATCGTCAGCCATCGTGGTATTGAGATTGATCCTTTGAAAATCAAGGCCATTATGGAAATGCCTCATCCCAAAACtgagaaagaaattcgaggtttcttGGGTCGAATTCAATATATAAGTCGCTTTGTCTCGAAGTTGACATGATATGTGAACCGTTCTTTAAGAAATTGAAAGTCGGAGAACACGGGATGTGGGATGACGAATGTCAAGCCGCATTTGACAGGATTAAAGAAGTTCTGTCTGCTCCACCTGTTCTTAGTCCACCCATAGCAGGATTGCCATTGTCCTTGTATCTAACAGTAACAGATACCGCGATGGGAGCAATGTTGGCCCAAACTGTGGAAAAGGAAGAGGGCAATTTACTACATCAGTAAAAAGTTCTTAGAATATGAACCTAAGTACACCACGTTATAAAAAACATGTCTAGCCCTAgtctgggcaacaaagaagcCGAGACACTATATGTTGTGTTATAGTGTCAGTATATACTCCTGAATGGATccatcaaatacttgtttgaaaagcaGTATTAAATGGCAGAATGTCGAGATGGACTCTCATGTTAGCTGAATTCGATATTAAGTACGTACCCTTGAAAGCAGTGAAAGGAAGGGCTGTCGTCGACTTCCTCGCTGACAACCCAATGGAGGAAGACAGTTTTACGGACATGTGGTATTTCCCAAATGAAAACGTGGTTCATGTCAAAGACGAAGTATGGGATatttatttcgatggagcatcgagtAGCATGGGATATGGGGTTGGAATCCTCCTCATTTCACCAAAGGAGAACATGTACGTGTATCCATCAAGTTACATTTCTTCGCCACCAACAATGCTGCTGAGTACGAAGCATGTCTACTGGGTTTGTGCAGTGCTATCGGTCTAAACATAAAGAAGTTACTGGTACATTGTGACTCATcttagtcattaaccaagtaacaGGGTCGTGGAAAATCAAAAGTAATAGTCTGGCACCTTACCAGGCTAAGATAGAGGAATTGGAAAAGTATTTCGAGGAAATACACTTTGTCCATTTACccagagaagagaatcaattcTCCGACGCTCTGTCTAAGTTGACAGCCTTGGTTAACATCCCAGATCATATAGACAGCATGCCactatgtgtcgaacgaagatcagcACCATCATACATAAATGAGATTAATGGCACTGAGGAAGATGAGATCGAACCTTGGTACACATCAATCTTGAAATTCAAAGATACAGGAGAATACCCTGACAACCTCGATGCTCGGGGAAAGCGAGCATTACAGATGCTCTCGACCCAGTTCGTCGATGCTAATGGAGGGCAACTATATAAAAAAACCGCGCAATGTGTCTTATTGCGATGTATTGATCAAAAGACAGCCGACAAAGTCATGGAGGAGGTTCATGACAGGAAAT from Silene latifolia isolate original U9 population chromosome 10, ASM4854445v1, whole genome shotgun sequence encodes:
- the LOC141607477 gene encoding uncharacterized protein LOC141607477, whose translation is MSRWTLMLAEFDIKYVPLKAVKGRAVVDFLADNPMEEDSFTDMWYFPNENVVHVKDEVWDIYFDGASSSMGYGVGILLISPKENMYVYPSSYISSPPTMLLIINQVTGSWKIKSNSLAPYQAKIEELEKYFEEIHFVHLPREENQFSDALSKLTALVNIPDHIDSMPLCVERRSAPSYINEINGTEEDEIEPWYTSILKFKDTGEYPDNLDARGKRALQMLSTQFVDANGGQLYKKTAQCVLLRCIDQKTADKVMEEVHDRKCGPHMNAHILTRKIMRLGYYWTIMEADCRHYVRHCHNCQIFANVQHIPPSMLYTMTSPWPFSTLGIDIVGKVNPSGSGGHYFILVAIEYFIKWVEAKPYKVQKAKEVAQFIQN